Below is a genomic region from Citrobacter tructae.
CATAGTCGGGCTATTCTGGGGGAGGGGGTGCGTTGGGCTCAGGAATTGGATGGTTTTTTGCAAAAACATCATCTGGAAGAGTATCGAGAAAAAATAGTTAATCGGGTTAACGGTTAATAGCGTCAGGTTGTAAAACGTCTTTGATAACTTGCTCTGCAAGTCCCGAATGTCGCGAGCATCCGGGGCTTTTTGGCATCATGGCGAGTCGTTACAGTCGGTATCTTTATGTCTGGCCCAGTCGACCATGCCCTGGAAGTCGACAATGATCACCGACTCATCCCCGACGACCCAGGCATCATGCCCTGGAGGGATGCGTGACAGATCTCCGGGGCGGCAATCAAATTCACTGCCATCGTCCATTTTTATTCGCAGCACTCCGGCAACGTGATATTGAAAATGCGGGGCTTCACAACTCTTTGTTCCCGCTATCGATTGGATCGATGTTGCCCATCGCCAGCCGGGCTCCAACACTGCACGTCCGACGATCGCACCGCCGATATTGAGCAGTTCTAACCGTCCATTCGCAAACTCGCGAACCTCGTCCGGAATATCGAATGATTTCACATCTGCTTTGTCCATTGCGCACCTCCTTAGCTTGATTTCGCGCATGGCTGCACTTCAATTATATCAGTC
It encodes:
- a CDS encoding cupin domain-containing protein; translated protein: MDKADVKSFDIPDEVREFANGRLELLNIGGAIVGRAVLEPGWRWATSIQSIAGTKSCEAPHFQYHVAGVLRIKMDDGSEFDCRPGDLSRIPPGHDAWVVGDESVIIVDFQGMVDWARHKDTDCNDSP